A stretch of Vibrio maritimus DNA encodes these proteins:
- a CDS encoding ISNCY family transposase — protein sequence MNDSDINRFKVIQDVCDRRIRRVDAADILDLSVRQVQRLMNRLREFGAVGLTHQARGKPSNNRYPSDYRDTVLKLIRDHYSDFSPTLAREKLLELHSLPVSNETLRSWMIADGLWTPHSQRKPKVYQPRYRRDCLGELVQIDGSHHDWFEGRADKCCLLVFIDDATGRLMNLRFSETESAFDYMLTTREYLNEHGKPVAFYSDKHSIFRVNQEKQKQVGQTQYARVLKELGIELICANSSQAKGRVERVNLTLQDRLVKEMRLQGINTIEEANAWLPYFIADFNRRFAKPAMYPKNMHRKVRETTQELDDIFSWQEIRKLSKSLTFQYDKVVYLIEPNEENTRLVHEHVKVLDYPNGDIAIVYGHRKLEFKIFDKLEHVQQTQIVDNKRLGQVLKFAQQQQEEFERQQKRTRSKKAPKRRAQQRALQEQLRAINPVLITPETFKASKSKT from the coding sequence ATGAATGATTCTGATATCAATCGTTTTAAAGTAATCCAAGATGTTTGCGATCGTAGGATCCGACGAGTCGACGCGGCAGACATCCTTGATTTGAGTGTTCGCCAAGTTCAGAGGCTTATGAATCGCCTGAGGGAATTCGGTGCTGTAGGATTGACTCACCAAGCTCGAGGTAAGCCAAGTAATAACCGCTATCCTAGTGACTACCGAGACACAGTTTTAAAACTGATTCGTGATCACTATTCTGATTTTTCTCCAACGCTTGCTAGAGAAAAACTATTGGAGTTACATAGCCTTCCAGTATCTAACGAGACCTTACGAAGTTGGATGATTGCAGATGGTTTATGGACGCCACATTCGCAACGCAAGCCTAAAGTTTACCAACCTCGCTACCGACGTGATTGTTTGGGCGAGCTCGTTCAAATTGATGGCTCTCACCATGATTGGTTTGAAGGACGCGCTGACAAATGTTGTTTACTGGTCTTTATCGATGATGCGACTGGCCGCCTGATGAATTTAAGGTTCAGCGAAACCGAATCGGCCTTTGATTACATGCTAACAACGAGAGAATATCTTAATGAACACGGCAAACCCGTAGCGTTCTACAGCGATAAGCATTCGATTTTTCGGGTGAATCAGGAAAAGCAAAAACAAGTCGGTCAAACTCAATATGCCCGTGTATTAAAAGAGTTAGGTATTGAACTGATATGTGCGAACAGCTCTCAAGCTAAAGGTCGTGTGGAGCGAGTAAACTTGACGCTACAAGACCGACTCGTCAAAGAGATGCGCTTACAAGGAATTAACACCATCGAAGAAGCGAATGCTTGGCTTCCCTACTTCATTGCCGATTTCAATCGACGCTTTGCTAAGCCGGCAATGTATCCGAAAAACATGCATCGAAAAGTGCGTGAAACCACACAGGAACTCGACGATATTTTCAGTTGGCAAGAAATACGTAAACTCTCTAAATCGTTGACATTTCAATATGACAAAGTGGTTTATCTTATTGAGCCAAATGAAGAAAATACTCGCTTAGTTCACGAGCATGTCAAAGTCTTAGACTATCCCAACGGAGACATTGCGATTGTGTATGGCCACAGAAAGTTGGAATTCAAAATTTTCGATAAGCTTGAGCATGTTCAACAAACCCAAATTGTCGACAACAAGCGATTAGGTCAAGTACTAAAGTTTGCTCAACAGCAGCAAGAAGAATTCGAGCGACAACAGAAACGCACACGGAGCAAAAAAGCCCCTAAACGCAGAGCTCAACAAAGAGCGCTTCAGGAACAACTAAGGGCTATAAACCCAGTTCTCATCACACCAGAAACCTTCAAAGCATCTAAGAGTAAAACCTAA
- a CDS encoding zonular occludens toxin domain-containing protein — protein sequence MPINIIVGRPGSGKSYESVVYHIIPALKEGRKVITNVPLNLDHFESVFGKEILDLIEVREDSYSREVGAVKAFSTKDCFTSDEWKNDEGVGALFVIDECHFVLPSQGRGKKASENLADVLEYMSMHRHYGHDILLMTQSLGKLHKDVRAMIQIQYRVSKHSAAGSDKTYTQKVLDGAEGRPAELNTNVRTYKPRFFPFYTSHTQSDQSVNEAHASDIKPIWKRWYFWVGIPAIIIALPMSITSGLALFGNKSEPEPVVESKRVVVEDKQNSEPEKKRPSSRQRKADTVHPFGKLQLAITGSSDSFYKDDRGRLHRQTEVYFKAVNKSRYEFPLKLQDLYMAGYDVAVMGPCLVELKFEGYSDFVYCEGERPTGQHPNIDLASSFSSAFGGD from the coding sequence ATGCCAATTAACATTATCGTGGGTAGACCAGGTTCGGGTAAATCTTACGAATCTGTGGTGTATCACATCATTCCTGCGCTTAAGGAAGGGCGCAAAGTTATCACTAATGTGCCTTTAAATTTAGATCATTTCGAATCGGTTTTTGGCAAGGAAATATTAGATCTTATCGAGGTTCGAGAAGATAGCTATTCCCGTGAGGTTGGGGCGGTCAAAGCTTTCTCTACAAAGGATTGTTTTACGTCTGACGAGTGGAAGAATGACGAGGGCGTTGGTGCATTGTTCGTCATTGATGAATGTCACTTTGTTTTACCTAGTCAAGGCAGAGGCAAGAAAGCATCTGAGAATTTGGCGGATGTATTGGAATATATGTCGATGCACCGTCATTATGGCCATGATATTTTGTTAATGACTCAAAGCCTTGGAAAACTTCACAAAGATGTTCGAGCAATGATACAAATTCAGTATCGAGTGTCGAAGCATTCCGCAGCTGGGTCTGATAAAACTTATACGCAAAAAGTATTAGACGGTGCTGAGGGTCGGCCTGCTGAGTTGAACACCAACGTTCGAACATATAAGCCTCGATTTTTCCCGTTCTATACTTCGCATACTCAATCTGACCAATCGGTGAATGAAGCTCACGCTAGTGACATTAAGCCTATCTGGAAGCGTTGGTATTTCTGGGTAGGTATCCCTGCAATTATCATTGCGTTGCCTATGTCTATAACGAGTGGTTTAGCGTTGTTTGGCAACAAATCAGAGCCTGAGCCCGTAGTAGAATCTAAGCGTGTCGTAGTGGAAGATAAGCAAAATTCAGAGCCAGAGAAGAAAAGACCGTCTTCTAGGCAGCGTAAGGCTGATACAGTGCATCCATTTGGTAAACTTCAACTGGCTATCACAGGGTCGTCTGATTCGTTCTACAAAGACGATAGAGGGCGTTTGCATCGACAAACAGAGGTTTATTTTAAGGCAGTGAATAAATCTCGTTATGAATTCCCCTTGAAGCTTCAGGACTTATATATGGCAGGCTATGATGTGGCGGTAATGGGTCCTTGTTTGGTTGAATTGAAGTTTGAGGGCTATTCAGATTTCGTTTACTGCGAGGGTGAACGGCCTACAGGCCAACATCCTAATATTGATTTAGCTTCGTCTTTTTCATCGGCGTTTGGTGGTGACTAG
- a CDS encoding DUF2523 family protein, producing the protein MLDWFAERWNDFVNFCLSILLSLYDLLKDIGIFFFDSVLSIALVAINGFGSAFSALNVIQYIDLIPDEAKSIMALVGVNEASVIIVSAILIRLGLQIIPFTRLGS; encoded by the coding sequence ATGTTGGATTGGTTTGCTGAGCGTTGGAATGACTTTGTTAACTTTTGCTTGTCTATTTTATTGTCGCTCTACGATTTGTTGAAAGATATTGGCATATTCTTTTTTGATAGCGTGTTATCGATAGCTTTAGTTGCTATCAATGGTTTTGGTTCGGCGTTTTCGGCCTTGAACGTGATTCAATATATCGACCTGATTCCTGACGAAGCAAAATCTATCATGGCTTTAGTGGGCGTGAATGAAGCAAGTGTAATTATCGTGTCTGCAATCTTGATTCGTCTAGGTTTGCAGATTATTCCGTTTACACGTTTAGGTTCTTAG
- a CDS encoding phage coat protein (These proteins are located in the structural module of several filamentous phages.) — MKKAASTIAALTLASLAPQAMADTTTIDSIFAAVDLSTVTAFIGTTGVVIVGIALAVKGISLAKRLVSRA, encoded by the coding sequence ATGAAAAAAGCAGCTTCAACTATAGCAGCGTTAACTCTTGCTTCTCTTGCACCTCAAGCAATGGCTGACACTACAACTATCGATTCAATTTTTGCAGCAGTAGACCTTTCTACTGTAACAGCGTTTATTGGTACTACCGGTGTGGTCATTGTTGGTATTGCGCTAGCTGTTAAGGGTATTAGCCTAGCTAAACGTCTCGTTAGTCGAGCATGA
- a CDS encoding G5P family DNA-binding protein, whose protein sequence is MKNALIVEIFKDNETKDIRTIPPKGDRAEMKLYSQVAFVHLGGRFPVEFSLPLQEDETHYASGKYYLDQTSFKVGQFGRLEFERNITLIPVASNT, encoded by the coding sequence ATGAAAAACGCATTAATAGTAGAAATATTTAAAGATAATGAAACAAAAGACATTCGCACCATTCCACCTAAAGGCGATAGGGCAGAAATGAAACTATATAGTCAAGTTGCCTTTGTTCATCTTGGCGGTCGTTTCCCTGTTGAATTTTCTTTACCACTTCAAGAAGATGAAACACATTATGCATCGGGTAAATATTACCTAGACCAAACGTCTTTTAAAGTAGGTCAATTTGGTCGTTTAGAGTTTGAGCGTAATATTACTCTAATTCCTGTAGCTTCTAATACTTAG
- a CDS encoding phage/plasmid replication protein, II/X family, producing the protein MIDMLKISIPFKQDYLLETQQSSKGEFVSYVDIRACSLIGGVGLEAKSIFFTGSGSQDELEVADLRHPYQTLPTSFTGIAFKIFQGTKLRDACVELKASPAKILQGHNVYGSTQMVVGSYEMLMALYHAYPDFYEMLDIYRTTLDAIDCTFSARAKTDLQAKQVIGQLKSVSNKHMRASVRNEHETTCYFSRGSRHVDRKAYLKGCEFNRQLNSLRSLQEKGDRTHDRVIDVMSNPELINFARNLIRFEASAKRRYLDEFNIPKNLFEACRFQLEYEKDGRCLIKDIWIKAFSPLMEALEGQKMNIFNDEQVHNTLKKEFFTVTKKGNITYSKADRIFRFYRSLVSDGYHAVFDSFSKSNKKSFYNQLNPLLEVGFSKAQLQNLKGHGKDNVVPLLQVIEIDFSQQRPSDWIEPQAGDITKLYGQEDSVISLVA; encoded by the coding sequence ATGATAGACATGCTTAAAATTTCAATACCATTCAAGCAAGACTATCTTTTGGAAACTCAACAAAGTTCTAAGGGTGAGTTTGTATCTTATGTTGATATACGTGCTTGCTCTTTGATTGGGGGTGTTGGTCTTGAAGCTAAGTCTATTTTTTTTACTGGCTCAGGCTCTCAGGATGAGCTTGAAGTTGCAGATTTGCGTCACCCATATCAAACGCTTCCGACTTCTTTTACTGGTATTGCGTTCAAAATTTTTCAAGGTACAAAGTTACGAGATGCCTGTGTCGAGCTAAAAGCCTCTCCAGCTAAAATTCTTCAAGGTCATAACGTTTACGGCTCTACTCAGATGGTGGTCGGTTCTTATGAAATGCTCATGGCTCTTTATCATGCTTATCCAGATTTTTACGAAATGTTAGACATCTATAGAACTACACTAGATGCTATAGATTGCACATTTTCAGCTAGAGCAAAAACAGATTTACAAGCTAAGCAAGTTATTGGTCAGTTAAAATCAGTCTCCAATAAGCATATGAGAGCTAGTGTTAGAAATGAACATGAAACTACTTGTTACTTTAGTCGTGGCTCACGTCATGTAGATAGAAAGGCATATTTAAAGGGTTGTGAATTTAATAGACAGCTTAATAGCTTGCGTTCTTTACAGGAAAAGGGAGACCGTACGCATGATAGAGTTATTGATGTTATGTCTAACCCTGAATTAATTAACTTTGCTAGAAATTTAATCCGCTTTGAAGCAAGTGCTAAGCGTAGATATTTAGATGAGTTTAATATACCCAAAAACCTATTTGAAGCTTGTCGGTTTCAATTAGAGTATGAAAAAGACGGACGTTGTTTAATTAAAGATATTTGGATTAAAGCATTTTCGCCATTAATGGAGGCATTGGAGGGTCAAAAAATGAACATATTTAATGATGAACAAGTACATAACACACTAAAGAAAGAATTTTTTACTGTCACTAAGAAAGGCAATATTACTTATTCTAAGGCAGATAGAATATTTAGATTCTATCGTTCTCTTGTTAGCGATGGTTATCACGCAGTTTTTGATTCTTTTAGTAAATCAAATAAAAAGTCATTTTATAACCAATTAAATCCATTATTGGAAGTTGGATTTTCTAAAGCTCAACTTCAAAACCTCAAAGGGCACGGTAAGGATAACGTAGTTCCTTTATTACAAGTTATAGAAATTGATTTTAGTCAGCAAAGACCGTCTGACTGGATAGAGCCTCAAGCAGGGGATATCACCAAATTATACGGTCAAGAAGATAGCGTAATTAGTTTAGTAGCATAG
- a CDS encoding HU family DNA-binding protein: MNKTELISRISTKYDLDQKSISVLFEVTFDEMARALLDREFIEISELGDFLAKTRKEKLSENRRGETITIRDNHVIRFRPII, translated from the coding sequence ATGAACAAAACTGAATTAATCTCAAGAATTTCAACTAAGTACGACTTAGACCAAAAGAGCATTTCTGTTCTTTTTGAAGTAACTTTTGATGAAATGGCCAGGGCTTTGTTAGATCGTGAATTTATCGAGATTTCAGAGCTTGGTGATTTCTTGGCAAAAACCAGAAAAGAAAAATTGAGTGAGAATCGCAGAGGTGAAACGATTACAATTCGAGATAATCATGTAATTCGTTTTAGGCCTATCATTTAA